The Pseudomonas multiresinivorans DNA window GCCGATCGAGCTGCACGCCAGCACCCAGACCGACATCCGCACCCTGGGCCGGGCGAAGTTCCTCGACCAGGCCGGCTTCTCCCAGCTGGTATTGGCCCGCGAGCTGAACCTGCAGGAAATCCGCGCCATCGCCGACGAGACCGACGCGGCCATCGAGTTCTTCATCCACGGCGCGCTCTGCGTGGCCTTCTCCGGCCAGTGCAACATTTCCCACGCCCAGACCGGCCGCAGCGCCAACCGTGGCGACTGCTCCCAGGCCTGCCGCCTGCCCTACACCCTGAAGGATGACCAGGGCCGCGTGGTGGCCTTCGAGAAGCACCTGCTGTCGATGAAGGACAACAACCAGAGCGCCAACCTCAGCGCCCTGGTGGACGCCGGCGTGCGCTCCTTCAAGATCGAAGGGCGCTACAAGGACATGGGCTACGTGAAGAACATCACTGCCTATTACCGCCAGCGCCTGGACGGCATCCTCGCCGAGCGCCCGGACCTGGCACGCGCCTCCAGCGGCCGCACCGATCACTTCTTCGTGCCGGACCCGGACAAGACCTTCCACCGCGGCAGCACCGACTACTTCGTCAGCGACCGCAAGATCGACATCGGCGCCTTCGACTCGCCGACCTTCACCGGCCTGCCGGTGGGCACCGTGGAAAAGGTCGGCAAGCGCGACCTGCTGGTGGTGACCAAGGACCCGCTGTCCAACGGCGACGGCCTCAACGTGCTGGTCAAGCGCGAAGTGGTCGGTTTCCGCGCCAACATTGCCGAGCCGAAGGGCGAGTTCGAGGAAGACGGCGAGAAGCGCTACCGCTACCGCGTCGAGCCCAACGAGATGCCGGAAGGCCTCTACCGCCTGCGCCCGAACCACCCGCTGTCGCGCAACCTCGACCACAACTGGCAGCAGGCGCTGCAGAAGACTTCCGCAGAGCGCCGTGTCGGCCTGTCGTGGGTCGCCAAGCTGCGTGAAGAGCGCCTGGAGCTGACCGCCACCAGCGAGGAAGGCGTCAGTGCCAGCGTCGCCCTGGACGGCCCCTTCGGCGTCGCCAACAAGCCGGAACAGGCGCTGGACCAGTTGCACGACCTGCTCGGCCAGCTGGGCACCACCCAGTACCACGCCGACCAGATCGAGCTGGACGCCCCGCAGGCGTTCTTCATCCCCAATTCCCAGCTCAAGTCGCTGCGCCGCGAGGCCATCGAGGCGCTGACCGAAGCCCGCGTGCAGGCCCACCCACGTGGCGGCCGCAAGGCCGAGACCAACCCGCCGCCGGTGTACCCGGAAGCGCACCTGTCCTTCCTGTTCAACGTCTACAACGAGAAGGCCCGCGCTTTTTACCACCGCCACGGTGTGCAACTGATCGATGCCGCGTACGAAGCCCACGAGGAAACGGGCGAAGTGCCGGTGATGATCACCAAGCACTGCCTGCGCTTCTCCTTCAACCTGTGCCCGAAACAGGCCAAGGGCGTCACCGGCGTACGCACCAAGGTGCAGCCGATGCAACTGATCCACGGCGATGAAGTGCTGACCCTGAAGTTCGACTGCAAGCCGTGCGAGATGCACGTGATCGGCAAGATCAAGGGCCATATCCTCGGCCTGCCGCAGCCGGGCAGCGAGGGCGTGAACACCATCGTCGGGCAGATCAGCCCTGAAGACCTGCTCAAGACCATTCGCAAGCCGGCGCACTGAGCCGCTTTTTGTAGGAGCGAGCTTGCTCGCGAACCCTGGCCCCGCAGCGGGGTTTGTTCGCGAGCAAGCTCGCTCCTACAGTTAACCCCCTGCGCAATTCCCCGATCCCCCGCTATGATCGGGAGCATGCCCACCACTCCCCCACTCCGCCAGCAATGCCCACCCGGTGCCTGCGACTGCGACCGG harbors:
- a CDS encoding peptidase U32 family protein — protein: MSLPKHHLELLSPARDVHIAREAILHGADAVYIGGPSFGARHNACNEVSDIAQLVEFAHRYHARVFTTINTILHDNELEPARALIHQLYDAGVDALIVQDLGIMELDIPPIELHASTQTDIRTLGRAKFLDQAGFSQLVLARELNLQEIRAIADETDAAIEFFIHGALCVAFSGQCNISHAQTGRSANRGDCSQACRLPYTLKDDQGRVVAFEKHLLSMKDNNQSANLSALVDAGVRSFKIEGRYKDMGYVKNITAYYRQRLDGILAERPDLARASSGRTDHFFVPDPDKTFHRGSTDYFVSDRKIDIGAFDSPTFTGLPVGTVEKVGKRDLLVVTKDPLSNGDGLNVLVKREVVGFRANIAEPKGEFEEDGEKRYRYRVEPNEMPEGLYRLRPNHPLSRNLDHNWQQALQKTSAERRVGLSWVAKLREERLELTATSEEGVSASVALDGPFGVANKPEQALDQLHDLLGQLGTTQYHADQIELDAPQAFFIPNSQLKSLRREAIEALTEARVQAHPRGGRKAETNPPPVYPEAHLSFLFNVYNEKARAFYHRHGVQLIDAAYEAHEETGEVPVMITKHCLRFSFNLCPKQAKGVTGVRTKVQPMQLIHGDEVLTLKFDCKPCEMHVIGKIKGHILGLPQPGSEGVNTIVGQISPEDLLKTIRKPAH